The sequence GCTGATTCAATTTTCCACCTGGATGACAGTGATTCGATGGGCTCTGCTTTCCATTTTTCCGGGAGAGGCTTTTTGGTGGTATTTGGCTCAGTCTATGCATGCTTTTAGCTTTGCCCTCTATCACACTGCGATGATTGGCTATCTTTTCTCTCTCTATACGCCCAAAAAGCTAGCGCAACAGTTTTACTCGGGCATTGGATATGGAATTGGAATGTTTGCAGGGTCGATTCTAGCGGGGGCACTCTATGGGCCTTGGCTATTTCTCTGCATGGGAGGCTTTGCGCTTCTTTCGGGATTGGCACTTTATTGGCATGGGCGTGTCGTTTGGTAAAGTATCGTTTTTACTTTATAGACGATTAAATCTAATTTGGGCATAATCGCCCAACTATTTCTACTCTGAAGGATTTGGGTCGATGAATGATATATTCACTTTTGCGGGTTTGATTGATCACAGCCACGACTTCATTATTGGGTTTCATGCAGTCTTGACGGCACTGATCGCCCTCTTTTTGGCAAAAATGGCTACGCGTTCTCTGCAGGTCGTCCCTGGGGCGCTTCAAAATGTTTTTGAAGCGTTACTGGATGGGATTTTGATGATGGCACGAGATGTTATTGGAGAAGAGAAAGCGCGAAAATATCTTCCTTTGACAGGAACGATTGCGATTTTGGTCTTCTTTAGTAATGCTATTGGAATTATTCCTGGCTTTGAGTCTCCTACTTCTAGCCTCAACTACACTTTGACGCTAGCCCTCATTGTCTTTGTTTATTACAATTTTGAAGGCATTCGGACTCATGGCTTTATCAAATATTTTGCACACTTTGCAGGTCCTGTAAAAGCGCTTGCTCCTTTGCTTTTTCCTATTGAGATTATCTCTCACTGCTCTAGAGTGATTTCACTCTCGTTCCGACTTTTTGGAAACATCAAGGGTGATGATATGTTCTTGCTGGTCATGCTGATGCTGGCTCCTTGGATTGCCCCTCTCCCTGCGTTTGTTATCTTGACTTTTATGGCTTTCTTACAGGCTTTTATTTTTATGATTCTTACCTATGTATTCCTTGCGGGTGCGGTTTTGGCCGAGGAAGAGGCGGGGCACTAATGCGCTCTGTGACCTCTTTGGCTGCCTAGAGGATAGAGTGAGAGAGGTTTGGTTTGAGCGGCTCTTGGGATTCTTGCTTGGAGTCTCTTGGGCGATGGCTCTTGTGGGAGGCTTGTATGCCGCCCTTATTTTTAGTGCCCTTGGGTGGGTCATCTCCCTTGTGGCATTTCTCTTTGGCTCCATCTTTGGTTTTTTCTTCGTGATCCTCTTTGAATTCATCCATCGTTCCTTGCAAAACAAACAGAGAGAGTTAGCTCTTTTGGAATCAATTCTCGATTCTCTACAAAGAGCCTCGTCTTCTAAGAGAGATGAGGATGAAAAGCTATCTAATCACTGACCCCGCTCTCTATCCTTCAGCCCCTCCCCTGTTTCAAAACTATCTACGAGAAATATTTCACCTTCATCATCCCCATTGTGCTTGCCTGAGAGATTCCAAGGAGAGTCGGCGTGAGCTCTTGGCGCCTTTATTTGTGAAGGCTTGCCAAGAGTGCGGGGTGATTCCTTTGCTTAATAGTGATATCAAGATGGCGCTAGCGCATGGATTTGAAGGAGTCCATTTAAAAGGCAATCAGCTCGGAGAGATCCCCAAGCTCCAAGCCTATGGGCTTAAAAGCTTTTATAGTGCCCATTCGCTCCAAGATTTGCAAAGAGCCTCTAAGGAAGGGGTAGGGGTAGCAACCATCAGTCCTATCTTTGCCACTCCGAACAAGGGCGAACCTTTGGGGATTGAGTTCCTAGAGATTCTTGAAGAATACGCCTTTGCCTGTGAAATCTTTGCCTTAGGAGGAATTGTGAGCCAAAAAGAGATTGACTTTTTGAAGGGATTCTCTTCCATAAATGGGTTTGCCTCGATTCGATTCTTCCTCCCCCTCCCATCTAACTAAGAATTTATTAAGCCTCTTTCGCTATACTTCCACTCCCGATTGACAACGACCCCAACGGACTTTCAACCTCCTTGGATCTTCAATCACTTAGGGCCTTTTCATCTAGGATAAGATGAGTGTTTGTTCTTTAAACCAATAACTGTTTTGTTATCTCAAAGCACTTATCGGTTACGATCTTTGACAACTAAGCAAGATAGCGGTTATCTCTTCTTGTTCTTCCACTTGTCTTCTTTATAGAAGCTTGATGGACCTTTATACCTCTTTGTCTATCACGGACAAGAGTCTAAAAGAACATGAATTTTTCGCCATCCTTTTTTAAAGGTGGCAATTATAGCTTATAGCTAGAGATAACCTCTTATGTTAATTATATCTATTACGTCATTTCTTTGTCGTTTTTTTGATTGATTAGCTAAGGGTTATCCTCTCCTAATAACTAAACTATTATGGAGAGTTTGATCCTGGCTCAGAGTGAACGCTGGCGGCGTGCCTAATACATGCAAGTCGAACGGTAACAGGGTGTAGCTTGCTATACTGCTGACGAGTGGCGCACGGGTGAGTAATGCATAGGTTATGTGCCCCATAGTCTGGAATAGCCACTGGAAACGGTGATTAATACCGGATATTCCCGAGAGGGGAAAGTTTTTCGCTATGGGATCAGCCTATGTCCTATCAGCTTGTTGGTGAGGTAATGGCTCACCAAGGCTATGACGGGTATCCGGCCTGAGAGGGTGATCGGACACACTGGAACTGAGACACGGTCCAGACTCCTACGGGAGGCAGCAGTAGGGAATATTGCTCAATGGGCGAAAGCCTGAAGCAGCAACGCCGCGTGGAGGATGAAGGTCTTCGGATTGTAAACTCCTTTTCTAAGAGAAGATTATGACGGTATCTTAGGAATAAGCACCGGCTAACTCCGTGCCAGCAGCCGCGGTAATACGGAGGGTGCAAGCGTTACTCGGAATCACTGGGCGTAAAGAGCACGTAGGCGGCCTTGCAAGTCAGATGTGAAATCCAACGGCTTAACCGTTGAACTGCATTTGAAACTGCAAGGCTAGAGTATGGGAGAGGTAGGTGGAATTCTCGGTGTAGGGGTAAAATCCGTAGAGATCGAGAGGAATACTCATTGCGAAGGCGACCTGCTGGAACATTACTGACGCTGAGGTGCGAAAGCGTGGGGAGCAAACAGGATTAGATACCCTGGTAGTCCACGCCCTAAACGATGAATGCTAGTTGTTGCCCTGCTTGTCAGGGCAGTAATGCAGTTAACACATTAAGCATTCCGCCTGGGGAGTACGGTCGCAAGATTAAAACTCAAAGGAATAGACGGGGACCCGCACAAGCGGTGGAGCATGTGGTTTAATTCGAAGATACGCGAAGAACCTTACCTGGGCTTGACATTGATAGAATCCTATAGAGATATGGGAGTGCCAGTTTACTGGAGCTTGAAAACAGGTGCTGCACGGCTGTCGTCAGCTCGTGTCGTGAGATGTTGGGTTAAGTCCCGCAACGAGCGCAACCCTCGTCACTAGTTGCTAACGGTTCGGCCGAGCACTCTAGTGAGACTGCCTTCGCAAGGAGGAGGAAGGTGAGGACGACGTCAAGTCATCATGGCCCTTACGCCCAGGGCTACACACGTGCTACAATGGTGTGTACAAAGAGAAGCAATACCGCGAGGTGGAGCAAATCTTTAAAACACATCTCAGTTCGGATTGTAGTCTGCAACTCGACTACATGAAGCTGGAATCGCTAGTAATCGTAGATCAGCAATGCTACGGTGAATACGTTCCCGGGTCTTGTACTCACCGCCCGTCACACCATGGGAGTTGTATTCGCCTTAAGCCGGGACGCTAAACTGGCTACCGTCCACGGCGGATGCAGCGACTGGGGTGAAGTCGTAACAAGGTAACCGTAGGTGAACCTGCGGTTGGATCACCTCCTTTCTAGAGAGAGGCCGGAGTCATTCGTTTGGCTCTGGCGGGACAAGAAGATAATCGCTACTTGCTTAGTTTTCAGAGATTGTCACCCGATACGCACGCTTCAAAGATATAGGGGCTTATAGCTCAGGTGGTTAGAGCGCACCCCTGATAAGGGTGAGGTCAGAGGTTCAACTCCTCTTAAGCCCACCATTGGGGAATTAGCTCAGCTGGGAGAGCGCCTGCTTTGCACGCAGGAGGTCAGCGGTTCGATCCCGCTATTCTCCACCAAAGCCTTTAGAAGAAGAGTCGTATCGAGAGATAAGACAAAGTCAAAGAGATAAAAGAATAGAAATTAACACCGCTTAGAATCCCTTAGGTCTAATGCAAGCTCTTTTTTAAAGAGGGTTGGCATTAGACTTCACTCTTGAGTTGATCAAGAGAGATCTCTAAATGTTATTTAACAATTAATTGTCAATAGCCTAAAATAGTAAAAACTACAATCACGCAACTATCTTGTTGTAACGGAGACGTTCAGCAAGGCAGTGGCGCCAAAGAATAACTCATTGGAATAGAAGTAGAAATAAGCTTTTAAGGGCAGATGGTGGATGCCTTGGGTAGTAGAGGCGATGAAGGACGTACTAGGCTGCGATAAGCTTCGGGGAGTTGCCAAGAGACTTTGATCCGAAGATTTCCGAATGGGGCAACCCAATACATAGAGATATGTATTACCTTTAATGGAGCGAACCTAGTGAAGTGAAACATCTCAGTAGCTAGAGGAAAAGAAATCAAATGAGATTCCGCTAGTAGCGGCGAGCGAACGCGGAACAGGGCAAACCAGTAGCTTGCTACTGGGGTTGAGGACTGCAACATCCACTTGGAACATCTAGTAGAATCTTTTGGAAAGAAGAGCCATAGAGGGTGATAGCCCCGTAGATTAAAGATGTTTCATAGGTAGCAGTATCCAGAGTAGGCCAGGACACGAGAAATCCGGGCTGAAGCAGGGGAGACCACTCTCCAACCCTAAATACTCCTACTACACCGATAGCGAACCAGTACCGTGAGGGAAAGGTGAAAAGAACTGAAGCGATCAGAGTGAAATAGAACCTGAAACCATCTGCCTACAATCATTCGGAGCCCTATGGTTTATCCAGGGTGACGGACTGCCTTTTGCATAATGATCCTGCGAGTTGTGGTATCTGGCGAGGTTAAGCGAACGCGTAGCCGTAGCGAAAGCGAGTCTTAATAGGGCGCTTTAGTCAGATGCTGCAGACCCGAAGCTAAGTGATCTATCCATGGCCAGGTTGAAAGTGAGGTAACACTCACCGGAGGACCGAACTCGTGCCCATTGAAACGGGCTGGGATGAGCTGTGGATAGGGGTGAAAGGCCAATCAAACTTAGTGATAGCTGGTTCTCTTCGAAATATATTTAGGTATAGCCTCAAGTGATAGTAATAAGGGGTAGAGCTCTGATTGGGCTAGGGCTGCTCACCGCGGTACCAAACCCTGTCAAACTTCGAATACTTATTACCGTATCTTGGGAGTCAGGCGGTGGGTGATAAAATCAATCGTCAAAAGGGGAACAACCCAGACTACCAAATAAGGTCCCAAAGTCATACCTGAGTGGAAAAAGATGTGGAGTTACTCAGACAACCAGGAGGTTGGCTTAGAAGCAGCCATCCTTTAAAGAAAGCGTAACAGCTCACTGGTCTAGTGATTCTGCGCTGAAAATATAACGGGGCTAAGGTATGCACCGAATTTGTAGATTGTGCTGATGCACAGTGGTAGAAGAGCGTTCTAGTCAGCGTTGAAGGTATACCGGCAAGGAGTGCTGGAGCGGCTAGAAGTGAGCATGCAGGAATGAGTAGCGATAAAAGTGGTGAGAATCCACTTCGCCGTAAATCCAAGGTTTCCTACGCTATGCTCGTCATCGTAGGGTTAGTCGGGTCCTAAGTCGAGTCCGAAAGGGGTAGACGATGGCAAATCGGTTAATATTCCGATACCGACCGTGGTGTGCGACGGGGGGACGCATAGGGTTAAACGAGCCAACTGACGGAATAGTTGGTCGAAGGGCGTAGGTTGGGGGATAGGCAAATCCACCCCTGTATCCGAAACCTCACAGGCTCTTTGAAGTCTTCGGATGGATAGGAGAATCGTTGATACCGTCGTGCCAAGAAAAGCCTCTAAGTTTAGCCACGGTCGCCCGTACCGTAAACCGACACAGGTGGATGAGATGAGTATTCTAAGGCGCGTGAAAGAACTCTGGTTAAGGAACTCTGCAAACTAACACCGTAAGTTCGCGATAAGGTGTGCCCCGCAAGGGGTCTCAGCAAAGAGTCCCTCCCGACTGTTTACCAAAAACACAGCACTTTGCCAACTCGTAAGAGGAAGTATAAGGTGTGACGCCTGCCCGGTGCTCGAAGGTTAAGAGGATCTGTCAGCCGCAAGGCGAAGCTTTGAATTGAAGCCCGAGTAAACGGCGGCCGTAACTATAACGGTCCTAAGGTAGCGAAATTCCTTGTCGGTTAAATACCGACCTGCATGAATGGCGTAACGAGATGGGAGCTGTCTCAACCAGGGATTCAGTGAAATTGTAGTGGAGGTGAAAATTCCTCCTACCCGCGGCAAGACGGAAAGACCCCGTGGACCTTTACTACAGCTTGGCACTGCCGATGGGAGCATTATGCGCAGGATAGGTGGGAGGCTTTGAAATCTTCACTCTGGTGGAGATGGAGCCACCGTTGAGATACCACCCTTAATGTTTCTGTCTGCTAACTGGCTTGAGTTATCCTCAAGCAGGACAATGCCTGGTGGGTAGTTTGACTGGGGCGGTCGCCTCCTAAAAAGTAACGGAGGCTTGCAAAGGTTGGCTCAGAATGGTTGGAAATCATTCGTTGAGTGTAATGGCATAAGCCAGCCTGACTGCGAGACAAACAAGTCGAGCAGAGTCGAAAGACGGTCATAGTGATCCGGTGGTTCTGTGTGGAAGGGCCATCGCTCAAAGGATAAAAGGTACCCCGGGGATAACAGGCTGATCTCCCCCAAGAGCTCACATCGACGGGGAGGTTTGGCACCTCGATGTCGGCTCATCGCATCCTGGGGCTGGAGCAGGTCCCAAGGGTATGGCTGTTCGCCATTTAAAGCGGTACGCGAGCTGGGTTCAGAACGTCGTGAGACAGTTCGGTCCCTATCTGCCGTGGGCGTAGGAAAGTTGAGGAGAGCTGTCCCTAGTACGAGAGGACCGGGATGGACATGCCACTAGTGTACCAGTTGTTCTGCCAAGAGCACCGCTGGGTAGCTACGCATGGTCGTGATAACCGCTGAAAGCATCTAAGCGGGAAGCCGACTCCAAGATGAACTTTCCCTGAAGGTCGCAGGAAGACTACCTGCTTGATAGGTTGGGTGTGTAAGCATGGTAACATGTTTAGCTGACCAATACTAATAGACCGTTTGGCTTATTATTTATCTACTTCTATAAACGCCACTGCCTTGTTGAGCGTCGTTTTTACTAGGGCTATTG comes from Wolinella succinogenes DSM 1740 and encodes:
- a CDS encoding thiamine phosphate synthase, producing MKSYLITDPALYPSAPPLFQNYLREIFHLHHPHCACLRDSKESRRELLAPLFVKACQECGVIPLLNSDIKMALAHGFEGVHLKGNQLGEIPKLQAYGLKSFYSAHSLQDLQRASKEGVGVATISPIFATPNKGEPLGIEFLEILEEYAFACEIFALGGIVSQKEIDFLKGFSSINGFASIRFFLPLPSN
- a CDS encoding F0F1 ATP synthase subunit A, which codes for MNDIFTFAGLIDHSHDFIIGFHAVLTALIALFLAKMATRSLQVVPGALQNVFEALLDGILMMARDVIGEEKARKYLPLTGTIAILVFFSNAIGIIPGFESPTSSLNYTLTLALIVFVYYNFEGIRTHGFIKYFAHFAGPVKALAPLLFPIEIISHCSRVISLSFRLFGNIKGDDMFLLVMLMLAPWIAPLPAFVILTFMAFLQAFIFMILTYVFLAGAVLAEEEAGH